A single Argentina anserina chromosome 7, drPotAnse1.1, whole genome shotgun sequence DNA region contains:
- the LOC126804100 gene encoding protein MOR1 isoform X2 — MSSEEEKLLKEAKKLPWDDRLFHKNWKVRNEANIDLAALCDSITDPKDPRLREFGSFFRKTLADANSPVQEKALDALIAFLRAADADAARYGKEVCDTIVAKCLTGRPKTVEKAQASFMLWVELEAADAFLDAMEKAIKNKVAKAVVPAIDVMFQALSDFGSKIIPPKRVLKMLPELFDHQDQNVRASSKGLTLELCRWIGKDPVKSILFEKMRDTMKKELEAELVNVTGMARPSRKIRSEQDKEPEKEVVSEVVGPGVSEESSADAPQEIDEYELVDPVDILTPLDKSGFWDGVKASKWSERKEAVAELTKLASTKRIAPGDFTEICRTLKKLVTDVNIAVAVEAIQALGNLAKGLRTHFSGSSRFLLPGLLEKLKEKKPTMSEALTQTLQAMHTAGCLNLVDIVEDVKTAVKNKVPLVRSSTLNWVTFCIETSNKAVVLKLHKDYVPIFMECLNDGTPEVRDAAFSALTAVAKSVGMRPLERSLEKLDDVRRKKLSEMIMGSEGGTSTATSSVQSSGVTAASVETSDSFVRKSAASMLSGKRPVQAAPAKQKGGAGKSGGSKKEVTVQPKASKSVEPPEDVEPAEMSLEEIESRLGTLIQADTISQLKSTVWKERLEAISSFKQQVEALQDINQSVELLIRLLCAVPGWSEKNVQVQQQVIEVITYISSSAMKFPKKCVVLCLLGISERVADIKTRTHAMKCLTSFSEAIGPGFIFERLYKIMKEHKNPKVLSEGILWMVSAVEDFGVSHLKLKDLIDFCKDTGLQSSAAATRNSTIKLLGVTHKFVGPDIKGFLTDVKPALLSALEAEYEKNPYEGAAVVLKRNVRATESTSVSAGGLDSLPREDISGKITPTLLKNLESPDWKVRLESIESVNKILEEANKRIQPTGTVELFGALKGRLYDSNKNLVAATLTAIGNIASAMGAPVEKASKGILSDILKCIGDNKKHMRECTLAALDSWVSAVNLDKMVPYITAAITETKLGAEGRKDLFDWLTRQLSALSDYNDAVQLLKPASSAMTDKSSDVRKAAEACIAEILRVSGHDMVEKILRDIQGPALALVLERLKPFGSSQAISTVPTSKSIPKVGKSASNGVVKPGMKAISSRTVAMKGSRSGPILSVQDIAVQSQALINVKDSVKGDRERIVVKRFKFEEPRIEQIQDLENDMMKYFREDLHRRLFSTDFKKQVDGLEMLQKALPTIRKEMIEVLDIMLRWFVLQFCKSNTTSLLKVLEFLHDLFDMFRDEGYMLTESEAAILLPCLMEKLGHNGSGVRKEMKELSRQIVEAYTATKSLPYILEGLRSKNYRTRIECAELVGYLIDHHGAEISGQLKSLQIVASLTAERENEIRKAALNTLASGYKLLGDDIWRYVGKLTGAQKSLIEERFKYTVKDMERNKEGKPGEARASLRRSVREIGSDRAEQSGEVARSVAAPTLARGDYAHSEIHRERQLMPRAFSAVNGPTDWNEALEIISSEDPDQSVEGMKVVCHELAQSSNDPEGSAMDDLVRDADKLVSCLAKKVATTFDFSLTGASSRSCKYVLNTLMQTFQNKRFAHAVKESTLDSLITELLLWLLDERVPHMDDGSQLLKALNVLMLKILDNADRTSSFVVLINLLRPLDPSRWPAPAMNETLAARNQKFSDLVVKCLIKLTKVLQSTIYDVDLDHILQSIHLYLQDLGMEEIRRRAGADDKPLRMVKTVLHELVKLRGAAIKGHLSMVPIDMKPQPIILAYIDLNLETLAAARMLTSTGSGGQTHWGDLAANNPSSATHSADAQLKQELAAIFKKIGDKQTCSIGLYELYRITQLYPKVDIFSQLQNASEAFRTYIRDGLTQMEKNAAAGRTPSSLPMPTPPPASLSASSPEFAPLSPVHTNSLMDTKSYNAKSEPTSFNLPPAYAEDNRLHNANIPRGMVENSMIDPRNERYMGGVTSGTLDAIRERMKSMQLAAASGNLDSEAKPLMYVNDDQNQGLSGQINRQSDNPVQSGVLPMDERALSGLQARMERLKSGTIEPF, encoded by the exons ATGTCGTCGGAGGAAGAGAAGCTTCTGAAGGAGGCGAAGAAATTGCCGTGGGATGATCGGCTTTTTCACAAGAACTGGAAGGTGCGAAATGAAGCCAATATCGACTTGGCTGCCCTAtgcgactccatcaccgatcCAAAGGACCCTCGCCTTCGCGAATTCG GTTCGTTTTTTAGGAAGACTCTGGCGGATGCCAATTCGCCGGTGCAGGAGAAGGCGCTTGATGCATTGATTGCGTTTTTGCGGGCCGCCGATGCTGATGCTGCTAG GTATGGGAAGGAAGTTTGTGATACAATTGTTGCGAAATGCCTCACTGGCAGGCCGAAGACGGTGGAAAAGGCGCAGGCTTCCTTTATGCTTTGGGTCGAATTGGAGGCGGCGGACGCTTTCTTG GATGCCATGGAGAAAGCAATAAAAAACAAAGTTGCCAAAGCTGTTGTGCCTGCAATTGATGTCATGTTTCAGGCCTTAAG TGATTTTGGCTCAAAAATAATTCCTCCAAAAAGGGTCCTTAAAATGCTTCCTGAACTATTTGACCATCAAGATCAAAATGTTCGTGCATCTTCTAAAGGACTTACTCTTGAGCTTTGCCGTTGGATTGGAAAAGACCCTGTGAAATCAATATTGTTTGAGAAAATGAGGGATACGATG aaaaaagaattggAGGCTGAGCTCGTCAATGTTACTGGGATGGCCAGGCCATCTCGCAAAATCAG ATCTGAGCAAGACAAGGAGCCTGAAAAGGAAGTTGTTTCTGAAGTTGTTGGTCCTGGTGTTTCTGAGGAATCCTCAGCGGATG CTCCTCAGGAAATAGATGAATATGAGCTTGTTGATCCTGTTGATATATTGACTCCTCTGGATAAGTCTGGATTTTGGGACGGAGTG AAAGCATCCAAATGGTCAGAGAGAAAGGAGGCTGTTGCTGAACTCACCAAGCTTGCTTCAACCAAAAGAATAGCTCCTGGTGACTTCACCGAAATATGTAGGACATTAAAGAAG CTTGTAACAGATGTGAACATAGCTGTTGCAGTTGAAGCTATCCAAGCTCTCGGCAATCTTGCTAAAGGCCTTAGGACTCACTTTTCTGGGAGTTCACGTTTTCTATTGCCAGGGTTACTG GAGAaattgaaagagaagaagCCAACTATGAGTGAGGCGCTGACCCAGACTCTTCAAGCTATGCATACAGCTGGCTGCTTAAATCTCGTTGACATTGTTGAAG ATGTTAAGACAGCAGTTAAAAATAAAGTACCCCTTGTGCGATCATCGACTTTGAACTGGGTGACATTTTGTATTGAAACAAGTAACAAGGCTGTTGTTTTAAAGTTACACAAGGACTATGTTCCTATATTTATGGAG TGCCTCAATGATGGAACCCCAGAAGTGAGGGATGCAGCCTTTTCAGCTTTGACAGCCGTAGCTAAG TCGGTTGGTATGAGGCCTCTGGAGAGGTCCCTGGAGAAACTTGATGATGTCAGAAGAAAGAAGCTCTCTGAAATGATTATGGGTTCTGAAGGTGGTACATCCACTGCTACAAGCTCAG TTCAAAGCTCAGGTGTTACTGCAGCTTCTGTGGAG ACATCAGACAGTTTTGTACGAAAGTCGGCTGCCAGCATGCTTAGTGGGAAGAGGCCTGTTCAGGCAGCT CCTGCTAAACAAAAAGGGGGAGCTGGAAAATCTGGTGGCAGTAAGAAAGAAGTAACTGTACAGCCTAAAGCTTCCAAGTCAGTTGAACCACCTGAAGACGTTGAG CCAGCAGAAATGAGTCTGGAAGAAATTGAAAGTAGATTAGGTACGCTTATACAAGCGGATACCATTTCTCAATTAAAGAGCACTGTGTGGAAAGAACGGCTTGAAG CCATATCCTCATTTAAACAACAAGTGGAAGCTTTACAGGACATTAACCAGTCAGTTGAGTTATTAATTCGCTTACTCTGTGCTGTCCCTGGCTGGAGTGAAAAGAATGTTCAG GTTCAACAACAGGTCATTGAAGTTATTACCTACATATCTTCCAGTGCTATGAAATTTCCAAAGAAATGTGTGGTACTTTGTCTGCTGG GTATAAGTGAGCGAGTAGCAGATATCAAGACTCGGACTCATGCCATGAAGTGCCTGACTTCATTTTCTGAAGCCATAGGTCCAGGATTCATATTTGAAAGA CTTTACAAAATTATGAAAGAACATAAGAACCCTAAGGTTCTTAGCGAGGGAATATTGTGGATGGTTTCAGCTGTTGAAGATTTTGGTGTCTCACACTTGAAGCTTAAg GATTTGATTGATTTTTGCAAAGACACTGGACTGCAGTCCAGTGCTGCTGCTACCAGGAATTCTACCATAAAACTTTTGGGTGTTACACATAAGTTTGTTGGTCCAG ATATTAAAGGATTTCTCACGGATGTCAAACCTGCACTACTTAGTGCACTGGAAGCGGAGTAtgaaaaaaatccatatgag GGTGCTGCAGTGGTATTGAAGAGAAATGTTCGAGCAACAGAATCTACATCAGTTTCTGCTGGTGGGTTGGATAGTCTTCCGCGTGAAGATATTAGTGGAAAAATTACTCCTACTCTGCTGAAAAATTTGGAGAGCCCTGATTGGAAG GTTCGCTTGGAGTCAATTGAAtctgtaaataaaattttagaaGAGGCTAATAAGCGAATCCAGCCAACTGGAACTG TGGAGTTATTTGGTGCCCTAAAGGGGCGGTTATATGACAGCAATAAGAATCTAGTTGCAGCAACCTTGACTGCCATTGGTAATATTGCATCTGCAATGGGAGCACCAGTTGAAAAGGCGAGCAAG GGCATTCTGTCAGATATTTTGAAATGTATTGGTGACAATAAGAAGCATATGAGAGAATGCACTTTAGCTGCTTTAGACTCATGGGTCTCTGCTGTTAATCTTGATAAAATG GTTCCTTACATCACGGCTGCTATAACAGAAACCAAGCTTGGTGCAGAAGGGCGCAAAGATCTTTTTGATTGGTTGACAAGGCAACTTTCTGCGCTAAGTGATTATAATGATGCTGTACAGCTTCTGAAACCAGCTTCCTCTGCTATGACG GATAAATCTTCTGATGTTCGTAAAGCAGCAGAGGCATGCATTGCTGAAATTTTGAGAGTTAGTGGACATGACATG GTCGAGAAAATTTTAAGAGATATTCAAGGCCCAGCTTTAGCTCTTGTTCTTGAACGGTTGAAGCCTTTCGGGTCTTCACAAG CAATATCAACTGTACCGACATCTAAAAGCATCCCAAAGGTCGGAAAATCTGCTTCCAATGGAGTTGTAAAGCCTGGAATGAAAGCCATATCTTCA AGGACTGTTGCAATGAAGGGATCAAGATCAGGTCCGATACTATCTGTCCAAGATATAGCCGTCCAGTCGCAGGCCTTGATAAATGTTAAAGATTCAGTTAAG GGAGATAGGGAGAGAATTGTGGTTAAGAGGTTCAAGTTTGAGGAGCCACGAATAGAACAGATTCAAGATCTTGAG AATGATATGATGAAGTACTTCAGAGAGGATCTGCATAGGCGGCTTTTTAGTACAGATTTTAAGAAGCAAGTTGATGGGCTCGAGATGCTGCAGAAG GCACTTCCAACTATTAGAAAGGAAATGATTGAAGTTCTGGATATAATGCTTAGGTGGTTTGTTTTACAATTTTGTAAGTCAAACACAACATCCCTGTTAAAG GTGCTGGAATTTCTTCATGACCTTTTTGACATGTTTAGAGATGAGGGATACATGTTGACTGAATCAGAAGCCGCAATTCTCCTTCCATGCCTAATGGAGAAG CTTGGACATAATGGTTCTGGAGTACGAAAAGAAATGAAGGAGCTATCCAGACAAATTGTGGAGGCATATACTGCAACAAAGAGTTTACCTTATATTTTGGAGGGATTGCGTTCTAAGAACTACCGAACACGAATTGAGTGTGCTGAACTTGTTGGATATTTGATCGATCATCATGGAGCTGAG ATAAGTGGACAATTAAAATCTTTGCAAATTGTTGCAAGCTTGACAGCAGAAAGAGAGAATGAAATTAGGAAGGCTGCTCTAAATACGCTGGCTTCTGGTTATAAGCTTCTTG GGGACGACATATGGAGATATGTCGGGAAGCTAACAGGTGCTCAGAAAAGCTTGATAGAAGAGAGATTTAAGTATACG gtGAAAGACATGGAGAGAAATAAGGAAGGAAAGCCTGGTGAAGCGAGGGCTTCTTTGAGGCGTTCTGTCCGGGAAATTGG GTCTGATAGAGCAGAACAGAGTGGGGAGGTTGCACGATCTGTTGCTGCTCCAACACTTGCTAG GGGCGATTATGCTCATTCTGAGATACACAGAGAGAGACAGCTGATGCCTCGTGCATTTTCTGCTGTTAATGGTCCAACAGACTGGAATGAAGCTTTGGAGATAATTTCTTCTGAGGATCCTGATCAG TCGGTTGAAGGAATGAAAGTAGTGTGCCATGAGTTGGCACAGTCATCCAATGATCCAGAAGGCAGTGCCATGGATGACTTAGTCAGGGATGCCGATAAACTTGTGTCGTGCTTAGCAAAGAAG GTAGCAACGACTTTTGACTTCAGTTTGACAGGAGCTTCATCTAGGTCCTGTAAATATGTCCTGAACACTCTAATGCAG ACgtttcaaaataaaagattTGCACATGCTGTCAAGGAAAGTACTCTTGATAGTCTAATCACTGAGCTGCTGCTCTGGCTTTTGGATGAGAGGGTTCCCCATATGGATGATGGCAGCCAACTTCTGAAAGCGTTGAATGTCTTGATGCTAAAGATTCTG GACAACGCAGACCGAACTTCCTCCTTTGTGGTTCTTATCAACCTCTTACGTCCTTTAGATCCTTCAAGATGGCCTGCGCCTGCAATGAATGAAACATTGGCTGCCAGAAACCAGAAGTTCTCTGATCTGGTTGTCAAATGTTTGATCAAACTTACAAAG GTACTTCAAAGCACCATATATGATGTTGATTTGGACCACATCCTTCAAAGTATCCATTTATACCTTCAAGACTTGGGGATGGAAGAAATCCGGAGAAG AGCCGGTGCGGATGACAAACCATTGCGCATGGTGAAAACTGTTCTACATGAGCTTGTGAAGCTTCGTGGAGCTGCAATTAAGGGTCACCTGTCTATGGTTCCGATAGACATGAAGCCCCAGCCAATTATTCTTGCTTACATTGATCTTAACCTTGAG ACTCTAGCAGCAGCAAGAATGCTGACTTCAACTGGGTCTGGGGGCCAAACTCATTGGGGTGATTTAGCAGCTAATAATCCTTCATCTGCTACACATTCTGCTGACGCACAATTAAAG CAAGAACTTGCTGCCATTTTCAAGAAGATTGGTGACAAGCAGACTTGCTCTATCGGTCTATATGAGCTTTATCGTATAACACAACTCTACCCCAAA gtTGATATATTCTCTCAGCTCCAAAATGCTAGCGAGGCTTTTCGGACATATATTAGAGACGGTCTAACACAG ATGGAGAAGAATGCAGCAGCTGGAAGGACACCATCAAGTCTTCCAATGCCTACTCCTCCCCCAGCTTCCCTAAGCGCTTCTTCACCTGAATTTGCACCCCTTTCCCCTGTACACACTAATTCCTTGATGGATACAAAATCATATAATGCAAAATCTGAACCAACTAGCTTTAATCTGCCACCGGCATATGCTGAAGACAATAGGCTTCACAATGCCAATATTCCTAGAGGCATGGTCGAAAACTCGATGATCGACCCAAGGAATGAGAGATATATGGGTGGAG TGACTAGTGGGACACTAGATGCAATTAGAGAAAGGATGAAAAGCATGCAACTAGCGGCAGCTTCTGGAAACCTGGATTCAGAAGCTAAACCATTAATGTATGTAAATGACGACCAAAATCAGGGACTCTCTGGCCAGATAAATCGGCAATCAGATAATCCCGTCCAAAGTGGGGTTCTCCCTATGGATGAAAGGGCATTATCTGGGCTTCAAGCTCGGATGGAGAGACTAAAAAGTGGGACAATTGAACCTTTTTAA